A region of Myxococcus stipitatus DSM 14675 DNA encodes the following proteins:
- a CDS encoding SDR family oxidoreductase: MSTRNVIVVGGTGDIGHAVTQKLRAEGLRVLCAANDVHAETADSLYVDVTREDSVVSLFSKAESVLGPLSVLVNCSGFGAFTPVHETSLEDWRKTLDVNLTGTFLCAREAVRRMRATGGGRLIHIGSVSDHLTLPMNGAYAASKHGVRGLTGVLNEEGQAHAIRATLVSLGAVYTSFWKSRPEFSPTDMLSVDDVAQCIWEIATKPLNVRVDEVRLVPPRGVL; the protein is encoded by the coding sequence TTGAGCACTCGGAACGTCATCGTCGTCGGAGGCACGGGCGACATCGGCCACGCCGTCACGCAGAAGTTGCGCGCGGAAGGTCTGCGCGTGCTGTGCGCCGCGAATGACGTCCACGCCGAGACCGCGGACTCGCTGTACGTCGACGTCACGCGCGAGGACTCCGTCGTGTCCCTGTTCAGCAAGGCGGAGTCCGTGCTCGGCCCGCTCTCGGTCCTCGTCAACTGCTCCGGTTTCGGCGCCTTCACGCCCGTCCACGAGACGTCGCTGGAGGACTGGAGGAAGACGCTCGATGTGAACCTCACCGGGACGTTCCTCTGCGCGCGCGAGGCGGTCCGGCGGATGCGGGCCACGGGGGGCGGCAGGCTCATCCACATCGGGTCCGTGAGCGACCACCTCACGCTGCCCATGAACGGGGCCTACGCCGCCAGCAAGCACGGCGTCCGAGGCCTCACCGGCGTCCTGAACGAAGAGGGCCAGGCGCACGCCATCCGCGCCACGCTGGTGTCCCTGGGCGCCGTCTACACGTCCTTCTGGAAGTCTCGCCCCGAGTTCAGTCCCACGGACATGCTCTCCGTGGACGACGTGGCCCAGTGTATCTGGGAGATTGCCACCAAACCGTTGAACGTCAGGGTCGACGAGGTCCGCCTCGTGCCGCCCCGAGGAGTCCTGTGA
- a CDS encoding SDR family NAD(P)-dependent oxidoreductase has product MQPRTQSPVAVVTGASRGIGAAIATELSRQGFEVALLARDAALLTRLQEQLTAAGGRAWAMPCDISNAKDVAATLEQLEAKLGVPRVLVNNAGAGGPFHRADEVSTEEWDWLFGLNVESVRDLCRWALPRMKAQGYGRIVNISSIMGLFGGAQSSTYAATKHALVGYSKAIAAEWGAYGITCNAVCPGYIETDMLANADPKVRARLLERIPTQRFGKPEEVAGMVSFLVGPQSGYVNGSALVMDGGLSAHLASDVPSF; this is encoded by the coding sequence ATGCAGCCCCGAACCCAGTCCCCCGTCGCCGTCGTCACTGGAGCCAGCCGTGGCATCGGTGCCGCCATCGCCACCGAGCTGTCCCGCCAGGGGTTCGAGGTGGCGCTGCTCGCGCGTGATGCAGCGCTGCTCACCCGCCTCCAGGAGCAGCTGACCGCGGCCGGCGGGCGCGCGTGGGCCATGCCCTGCGACATCTCCAACGCGAAGGACGTGGCGGCGACGCTCGAGCAGCTCGAGGCGAAGCTCGGCGTGCCCCGCGTCCTCGTCAACAACGCGGGCGCGGGCGGCCCGTTCCATCGCGCGGACGAGGTGAGCACCGAGGAGTGGGACTGGCTCTTCGGCCTCAACGTGGAGTCGGTGCGCGACCTGTGCCGCTGGGCGCTGCCGCGCATGAAGGCCCAGGGGTATGGGCGCATCGTGAACATCTCCTCCATCATGGGCCTCTTCGGCGGGGCGCAGTCCTCCACCTACGCGGCCACGAAGCACGCCCTCGTGGGCTACTCGAAGGCCATCGCCGCGGAGTGGGGCGCCTACGGCATCACCTGCAACGCCGTCTGCCCTGGCTACATCGAGACGGACATGCTCGCGAACGCGGACCCCAAGGTGCGCGCGCGCCTGCTCGAGCGAATCCCCACCCAGCGCTTCGGCAAGCCGGAGGAGGTGGCCGGAATGGTGTCCTTCCTCGTCGGGCCGCAGAGCGGTTACGTCAACGGCAGCGCCCTGGTGATGGATGGTGGGCTGTCCGCGCACCTCGCGTCGGATGTCCCCTCGTTCTGA
- a CDS encoding M12 family metallopeptidase, with protein sequence MLFIPSLLLTACGEEDLARSHGVDPEMDRVPEEAPLREGYVWNVEREKYLPVTYAEVDGLAIHEGDMVLGTVKQMEARVREVKALGLEASGPRAQGLVKTDPNSRWPTPVVPYTIDSGVANQNRIQDAINHWHGRTHIRFVLRTASNAAQYPDYLRVQSGSGCSASYGRQGGEQGMWLDGSCSTGTIIHEFAHVLGLDHEHNRQDRDTYVIIRWENMVAGASAHFQQNNNEDDDAFGYDYGSIMHYGPMQGSRNGRPTIEARGGQSIGQRDALSTFDAITVTRLFTRTFTLRAPSGHYVVAEGGGGGTVNANRVAVGPWERLQLVDLDGGALMTGDLVQLQTINGNYVQAANGGGSGVNANPLVPGEWETFRIWKMGGPTGEPTITANDIVVVGTFSVGYPKYWEAVGGGGAGVLAHTDVGSLGPSNMFTVGYP encoded by the coding sequence GTGCTTTTCATTCCCAGCCTGCTGCTCACCGCCTGTGGCGAGGAGGACCTGGCGCGGAGTCACGGCGTGGACCCCGAGATGGACCGAGTCCCGGAGGAAGCCCCGCTTCGCGAGGGCTATGTCTGGAATGTGGAGAGGGAGAAGTACCTCCCGGTGACCTACGCCGAGGTGGATGGGCTGGCCATCCACGAGGGCGACATGGTCCTGGGAACGGTGAAGCAGATGGAGGCGCGGGTGCGCGAGGTGAAGGCCCTGGGGCTGGAGGCCTCGGGCCCTCGAGCGCAGGGCCTCGTCAAGACGGACCCGAACTCCCGCTGGCCCACCCCCGTGGTGCCCTACACCATCGACTCAGGCGTCGCGAACCAGAATCGCATCCAGGACGCCATCAATCACTGGCATGGCCGGACCCACATCCGGTTCGTGCTCCGCACGGCGAGCAACGCGGCGCAGTACCCTGACTATCTTCGCGTCCAGTCGGGCAGCGGGTGTTCCGCCAGCTACGGCCGACAGGGTGGCGAGCAGGGGATGTGGCTGGATGGAAGCTGCAGCACCGGCACCATCATCCATGAGTTCGCACACGTCCTGGGGCTCGACCACGAGCACAACCGCCAGGACCGGGACACCTACGTCATCATCCGCTGGGAGAACATGGTGGCGGGCGCGTCGGCCCACTTCCAGCAGAACAACAACGAGGACGACGACGCCTTCGGCTACGACTACGGCTCCATCATGCACTACGGGCCGATGCAGGGCTCGAGGAACGGGCGCCCCACCATCGAGGCCCGCGGTGGACAGTCCATCGGCCAGCGCGATGCGCTGAGCACCTTCGACGCGATCACCGTGACGCGGCTGTTCACCAGGACCTTCACCCTTCGGGCCCCGAGCGGCCACTACGTGGTGGCCGAAGGCGGTGGTGGCGGCACGGTCAACGCCAATCGTGTCGCGGTGGGCCCGTGGGAGCGGCTCCAGCTCGTGGACCTCGACGGCGGTGCGCTGATGACGGGCGACCTCGTCCAGCTCCAGACCATCAACGGCAACTATGTCCAGGCGGCGAACGGCGGCGGCTCGGGCGTGAATGCCAACCCCCTCGTGCCTGGCGAGTGGGAGACCTTCCGCATCTGGAAGATGGGCGGCCCCACGGGAGAGCCCACCATCACCGCCAACGACATCGTGGTCGTCGGTACCTTCAGCGTCGGCTACCCCAAGTACTGGGAGGCCGTGGGCGGCGGTGGCGCCGGAGTGCTGGCCCACACCGACGTCGGCAGCCTGGGCCCCTCGAACATGTTCACCGTCGGCTACCCCTGA